The DNA window GTGTGAGCCAGAGAATCAAAATTTTGAGGATCTTCTAAAAAGAACTTTAACTGAGAAGCTCTTTTGGCGGAGTTGAATCTAACGACGGGGGCTCTAGTGATGCCATCACGGAGGACAACCGCGGAAGCACCACCCGAAACATAAATAGCTTTACATCCTCTGTTAGTGCTTGCAACTAAACAACCCTCGGTTGTTGCCATCGGAACCGTGAACTCTTTCCCGTCAAGCAACAGAGGACCGGCAACTCCTACCGGAATCTGAATAAATCCTATCGGCATCTCACAACACTGTCCTAATATAGAATCGTAATCAAAATTTTCCATCGGCAAACCTTCAAGTGACCTTCCGGTAACTCTCTCCACCGCTTGGTTACGAATCGCCGCTGCACGCCGGCAATCTCCAAGTTTTGATTCAAGTGAGTAAGACGGAATAGATCCTGAAACCACGGCCTGGACAACCTCCTCGTCATCGGACGAAAGCTGCGACATAACCGGTTCTGGTGCAACTTTTTTTACGGTGGTTTTTGGTGGTAGCGGAGGTAACTCCGGTGCAACTCCGGCGAGACATGAACCAGTGGTTTTAGCAATCTctacttcatcttcttcttcatcgtaCTGAACGGCAGTGGAAGCGGCGAAGGGATGAAGAATGAAGGCAATGCTGAAGAAAGCCATGAGATAGAAAAATGAAGCGATGAGGGAAACTACAGCTACCATCTCGGAGATTGTGAGTACATGTAGAGGAGTAGAAGTTCGAATCTTCTCACGCCATCTGTGAAGAAGAAAGTACGCGAAAGAGAAGAAGAGGCCGAAGAAAACCGCGTTTGCTAAGTAGAGTGAAGTTTGTGATTGTGAATCATGCTTTTGGTTTTTCGTTTTGGCTGAAAATTCGAGGCTTTGCTGGTGAACatccattttttgaaaatttgaatccgaaaaatatttcttttttagcTTAGAGGATTGTTGGTTGAAACTTaaaagaaaagtgaagatttagaatgTTATTTATAGACACAGAAAGTGAAGGAAGGAGCTGTGTGGTTTCACCCTTCACTTCACTACCTTAGTAtatattttctaatttattttgttgttaaGTAACAGAAGTTTCATAGCAAGATCAAGATCGTAAAATGAGTCAAACATAACATAACATGTTATTTAACTCGTGGACAGCGAGGGAATATAGTAATGTCTAGTTTTGTGTAGCACATATAATCCAACCTCAAAGAAATGCTAACATAACATTATGTCATCAAATAACTATAAAATATTACTAATGTTGTATATTATAAGTGTTATAAatgaaatttatattaatatgGCAAAAGAGTGGACTTTTATTGAATGCTTATAAACAATACTATATGTATGTATACATACATATAATACACGTGCATGTCCTtacattaaacttttattttttatttttttataattaaatgttgCAACTACCAAGTCTATAATTTGTTTCCAAATTGTAACTACCAAGTCCAGTTTTGTCACACATGTCTTCACTTACTGCATCATTTTGAAAGGATTTAAATGTGTATTTGGATTCTACTTTCTAGTTTTAATTTATATCaatcttttcaaatttattttatattaaaattgctCTCTCGTAGTTTTATCTGGGGAGACAATGAGAATGGTAGAAAACACCATGCGGTTGGTTGGGATGCTATTACAAGAAATAAAGAGGACGGTACGTGGCCTTGGATTGAGAAGATTAGATGTTATGAATAATGCGTGCCTACTGAAAATGGGCTGGAATTTACATAGGAAAGATGGAGAGTTATGGAGTAAGGTGTTGTGGGGGAAGTATGGACGAGGGGAGAATATTAGGTTCCCAATTTCGAAGCATGCTGATTCAAGTTTTTGGAAAATTATGGTTCGAAACTGGGAGAAATTGGATGACTATTGTAAATGGCACATTGGTGATTGAAGTTTGTTAGGGCTTGGAAGGATAACTGGATTAAGGAACGGTTTACTGTTGAGGAGCTGCACTTAAGTATCCCTAATCATCTTCAAGAAGGGATGATGATAATTATTCAGTTAGAAGCATGTACACGAATCTGGTGCAATTTAAAGAGATAACGGACGTGCAGAATTGGAAGAATATATGGAAGATTAATGGCATGGAAAGAATTCGTATGTTAGTTTGGAGAATGCAACATGATGGTATGTTAACAAATACAAAGAATGCGTGCCTGCTGAAAATGGGCTGGAATTTACATAAGTATGAGCTCTTCGGAATGAAAACTAAAGAAAAAATTCAAGATATAAAAAGCGATTCACTCACATTATAAATCATATGAGAACTCtagttaaatatttcaaaatgagggtttagttataaaaatatttatagacCTACACTGCATGTGGAAACCAAAAAGTCACTATGATTTCTGAAATGGACTTGTCGTACATGGATTTGGCTTCTTTATTTGGAAGATTACATGAATCAGAGATGGAGCTGAAGATGCTAGACGAAGATGAATAGGAAACAACAATAAGAAAATCCTAAGTTTCAAATCTGAGGAAGAACAATATTCAGAATTTGATAAAGATATGACATTGCttgttcaaaacttcaaaagattCATGAAGCATGACAAGCAACAAAACTTTTAACACAATAAGGATGGAAAGTATTCATTTGTTCCGACATCTTATCAAAGACAAAACCAAAATCTGaataaaaagaaattacaaaaaccCAAAAAGAAGCGAAGAAAGCATACATAGTTTGGGATGACAATTGTGGATCTATGTAGTTGCTGGTACTGTTTGCAGTTGATAGATGAACAtaatggttttgatgatgacaacaccttAAGTAAAGCAAAAATATGAGAAGTTTTCATCTGAGAAGAAAGAAGCATGATCAAGATGTTCTTTCTAAGATCAATATGTCAAACCAAACTCACTTATGACAACATCTAAGGTCAAACAATATTTGGTGATGATGGCTTCTACCTATCCAAAAAGCAATATAAATCTTCATCAGTTAAGAGAGTCAAGTCCCAAATGAAGTACAAAATAAGTGAAGTTTCAAGATTTTGAAAGAGAGGAAGCGTTAAAGCTCGTCTGGAACTGTGTCTGAATGATCATTTTAGTGTAAAGATATAAGCACTAGtacaaattaaaagataaatttacacccattttttaTACAGAATATGCCCGTTATTGGAGGGTGTAAATTGAAAGGGTGAGAATTGTCTAACGAATATACACCCATTTAAAAAGGGGTGTAAATACATGCTAAGTTACACCTTTTTCTAATAGAAAACGGATGTAAATTgttacatatttatttaaatcatacaAATTTACATCCCATTTGATAAAAATCTAGTGTAAAATAAATAATGCTTACTATGAATGCCAACAAATTTAcaccttattttatttaaataaagtataaaaatatggTATATTATACCCTATTTTAGTTATCATGGGTGTGAAATttgattattatattatatttaactcCATTTATAATCTAGTTTCTATTGTATATTATACCCTATTTAAGTTATCACAGGtgtaaaatatgattattatattaaatttaattgcatttacgCCCTATTTAATTTAACCAGATATTTTTGTATACCGTTGAATCATATTATCTAATACTAATAGTCATTCATCAAAATCATATTTCATGTACTAAGAAGTCATAATATTTCTtcatatttttgtataaaaaatcatatttttgtaTATCCCTGAATCGTATTTCATgtaccaaaaagtatacaaaatcatattTTGTTACAAAGAAGTCATAACATTCAACAAAATATTCTTCATGTAACAACAAAATATTCAAAGTCGTAATATTTCATgtcactttcttcatatataatttttcttCTTTCGCTTTTGTTTTGGCAACATTTATTTGTTTTCTTGGTGCTTATCCTCTTAAACCTTTTGCTATTCAACCATTTGCAAAAGACATTGAACACAAAGTTGCCAATTGTCTCTTTTTCATACGATGAATTGTCTGTAAATATCTACAAGTTCAACaaaaaatgaattaaacaactacatattaaaacaataattttcatttttttcaataattacatgcaatacaaaaatattttaaatataactaCCTCATCAAATCTTTCAATAATAGAAGCATCAACAATGTCAAACATGTTCTTCATGACATAATATCCACAAGCCCATTTATTATCTTAACAGTGTGCCTACATATAAAATCTTAGTTACAATAAGACACCAAACACAATATTACAATGTTCAATACTCTTAAAGTGGGATCTATTTTGCATCATTCAACATTATATTCCCTTATTACAGACACATTCAAAGAACATGCAAACACTTGCATAACCTATCTTAAAAGGAATTACGATAAACTCATATGTGATTATTAACGCTAAATCAAATCACTAAACAAACTTATGTCCTCAGTTATATGTTTAGAGGGGATCactacactactacaaaaaactcATCTAACGTATGACGCGAAATACATTTGACGTCGGCTACGAAAGCAGGGTATCATAGGTCGTCATGAAAAGCTACCCCTTATCACCTCAGTTATTAAAATGCCGAGGGATAAAGTTCACTACACGTGCGTTCGATTCctaacattatcatttttattatttttagaattGGATGGAGAACCGCAGCAACACGAACAACAGTATTAgagaacaacaacaagaagaaCAAAATTAATAAGaacaagaataaaatcaaattatgCGTAAGAAGGAGTGGAAGGAATATTAAAGAAGGGAAAATGAAATTTGTAAATATAAAGAGATGTAATCATTCAACATCTCAAGGTAGCTAGTCTACCAGAAGATCTTTCTAATGTCCAAGATAAGAAAATATGGAGAATTaaagaaggaataattagaaggaaaCTTGACATGCGTAAAATCTTTTGGCTTTTAGACTTTCAAATATCGGAGAAAAGGAAGAATTAGAAGAATCAATATAAAGGCGAAATAAATTCATCTAGAGAaatcagagaagaggaagaatcaaaatGATTACTTCTATTGAAACTTTATCCAAAAAAGTCAAAGAAGAGGTCTAAGTCATGAAATAACCAAAACAGAAACTGAGTACTTCATCCAATGCTGAGAGAACAAAAGTTAATATGGATGTAGAGGTCCAATTCGTTGAAAGATACCATACTACCGAACCTTTCAGACCCAGGAGAGCTCTCAGGAAGAGGagttcaagaagaagaagaaaggtgaAAAGGCCAGTCATCATCGATTCTAATGATGATGACGAAGCAGGTTATACTTGGTCAAACTTTCTGTCAGCCATAGAATTTAGATATGTttaataaaaataacttttttgtaattttatttaatgaaagttTTATTCTATGATTTCTTATCTGTCAGCTTAAAGTTACAACTAATTTAAGGGTTTCGTTCTATGGTTTCATACACACAAATCTATCAGCTTTTATCATATTCTAAATTTGTGATTGTGAATCAATcactttggtttttgaagatttGTGGGAGGGAGCTTGCTGCTGAACATCCATTTCTCTCAGAcggattttttgaaaatttgaaatctCAAAAAGAGATAGAAGGAAAAAGGAGAGAgggaaatattttctttttagtttAGAGGATTGTTGGTTGAAACGTGAAAgaaaaagtgaagatttagaatgTTTTTTATAGACAAACAAAGTGAAGGACCATATATTGTTgctaatttatttttgttgttcaaAGTAACAGAAGTTTCATAGCAAGATCGTAAAATGAGTCAAACATTAAGTAATGTGCTAGATAATATAGTTTTATGTATCACATATAATCCAAAATGCTAACGTtacatcatcttcaaataactaaAGTCTTATGAGTTTGCTGAGGGTTGTTATAATATTGAATTCTTAGTGTTAAACAGTATAGTATATACATACATTCACGTGCATGGAACTTATATATTTTTTcccttcaaattaaattaattgggTGCCTCCTCTTAACGACCAACGTTTTAAATGATTGAGTACACTATGTTGATatcttatattttataattaaatattgtaACTACTTTAAAAGTCCATTTGTTTATAAAATGTCCTACTCCTTGTATCCATTCCAAATTGCAACTACCAAATTCACTTTCCTCACACATACCATCATTTCGAAAGGATTTAATTAAGTATTTggttagttttaatttaatacttttatttgtttaatttttatatttattaaatatgttattttatttattttaatcttttcaaatttaatttatattaaaattattctcaatatagaatatacaatatttttcCATCTAATTTAAATGTCTAAAAGCATATATACAAGTATGTTGCACTTTGAGTGAGAGAACGAATGAGAGGGAATAAAAGTAATTGAGAATTGTTATTATTGAAAAGCTGTAAAAACTGAATTACAAAGATATGTATATATACAAGTATGTGGCGTGTATATTAAGTATCTAACTTAACAAACCCTAACTAATTTGGGCTTGGGCTTGGGTTTCTTAACTTGGATTATACTCTCGACATACCCCTTATAATCCAAGTTATTAAGCACTTGTTAAACATAATCGATCTGAACTATtcttaatttctttctcaaagtTAGGGATCTTTATATCTTCAATCATTTGGTAAAAATGTCGGTTAGCTGTGCTTCACTAGCTTGAGCAATGATTCacttcaagttcacctcgatTTACATTCTCTTTTAAGAAGTGAAATTTAGTTTCGACGTGCTTACACATTTCATGCAGAATTGAATTCTTTGCAAGATTTATGACTGACTTGTTGTCGATCTACAATACCAGAGGTTTCTTCATTTCAACCTCCATCTCGTCTAGCACTTATTTGATCTAAATTTCTTGACACGCAGCATATAATCCTCCTATATATTCTGCCTCACacgatgataatgccaccacaGGTTGCTTACTCGAGCACCATGAGATTAGGGCACCAAAGACTTGAAAGAAATAACTAGTTATGCTTCTTCGTTCTCATTATCTCCCCACCAATCAACATTTGAATAGAAATTAATTGTATCTTCTTTGCTTTTAGAATCTCATGGAAACAGAATTCCACGGTTTTATCGATCCTTTTAAATATTCCAGAATTCTTCTTGCAGCCTTCATGTGAGTCAGCCCTGATTCACTCATGTATCTACTCACCACTCCGACTGAGAAACCAATATCAGGTATGTTATTGCACACATACCTCATAGATCTTACAATTTGTTTGAACCAAGTTACATCGACTTTATCCTCCTCTCCATACTTCTCCAGTTTCAAATTTGGTTCAACAGACGAGGATGCAGGATTCGAATCATACATCCTTAATCTCttgagtatctctttgacatacttacTTTGATGTGGCATATTGTACCTTGCTTAGTAATTTGAAATTCCATGCCTAGAAATACGACAAGTTTCTCATatctgacatttcaaattccctCATCATCTGCACCTTAAACTTCAAAAGTTTTCCACGTTATTTCCAGTTACCAACAACTCATCGACATATAAGCAAATAATAGTTATATCTTGTGTCATGACTTGCACATAGGCACCATATTAATATTTGCATTAGATGAATCCCGATTCGACGAAGTATGAATTAATCTTCTTGTTCTATGCTCTATGTACCTCTTTGAGACCATAGAGCACTTTGTGCaactaatatatttttattgcttCCTCATGTTTCACAAAGTCAAGAGGTTATGTGACATATACCTCTTTTTCTAAAGCAcacttttctttttctattttttta is part of the Vicia villosa cultivar HV-30 ecotype Madison, WI linkage group LG2, Vvil1.0, whole genome shotgun sequence genome and encodes:
- the LOC131651940 gene encoding 3-hydroxy-3-methylglutaryl-coenzyme A reductase 1-like, whose amino-acid sequence is MDVHQQSLEFSAKTKNQKHDSQSQTSLYLANAVFFGLFFSFAYFLLHRWREKIRTSTPLHVLTISEMVAVVSLIASFFYLMAFFSIAFILHPFAASTAVQYDEEEDEVEIAKTTGSCLAGVAPELPPLPPKTTVKKVAPEPVMSQLSSDDEEVVQAVVSGSIPSYSLESKLGDCRRAAAIRNQAVERVTGRSLEGLPMENFDYDSILGQCCEMPIGFIQIPVGVAGPLLLDGKEFTVPMATTEGCLVASTNRGCKAIYVSGGASAVVLRDGITRAPVVRFNSAKRASQLKFFLEDPQNFDSLAHTFNKSSRFARLQNIKATIAGKNLYTRFTCSTGDAMGMNMVSKGLQNVLDFLQSDFSDMDVIGISGNFCSDKKAAAVNWIEGRGKSVVCEAVIKEEVVKKVLKTSVESLVELNMLKNLTGSAMAGALGGFNAHASNIVSAIYLATGQDPAQNVESSHCITMMEAVNDGKDLHVSVTMPSIEVGTVGGGTQLASQSACLNLLGVKGASKDSPGANSRQLATIVAASVLAGELSLMSAIAAGQLVKSHMKYNRSSKDVTKIAS